The window ACTTTTTGGGCAATGCAGTATAAAGCATGGGCAATAGGAACATCTTCATGCTGAAGCTTTTCGGCAAAAAAAAGTTCATTATCAAAAAATAATTTCTTTTTGATAATATTCATCCATAACGGAGCAGATGCGTTTTTACAAACAAATTTATTGAATTCATTTTTTGATTTTCTTAATGATTCAAGAGGGATATGCCGTTCAATATATTGATTCTCTGCTCTATTTCTATAAATTTTAGTAGTAGTTACTATATCTGCTCCACCGATAGATAAAGAAGTATTCAAAAGTTTTTCATACATATCCAACTCTATCCAATCATCGCTATCAACAAAGCCAATATATTCGCCCTTTGCAATATTTATTCCTGCATTTCTGGCAGCTCCCAGTCGTCTGTTTTCTTGAAGGTTAATAATGATAATTCTTTTATCCTTTTCTGCATATTCATTAAGTATTTCAAGGGAATTATCTTTTGATATATCGTATACACATATAATTTCAATATCTTTTAAAGTCTGACTAATAATAGAATCAAGACATTGCCGAAAATAAAGGGAGCTGTTAAAGACAGGAACGATAATGCTAACTTTGGTATTTTTGCTCATAATTATTTTATGTGATATTTCTTATAATAGTATTTTATTGATGTAGATAGGCCATTTATTCTTATTCTATTAATAATATTTTTAAACTTAAAAACGGAATGATAAATTGTTCTTGAAAAAATATTGTCGCCAAATATTCTTGTAATTTTCCACATGATTTTGATATTGTTTTTATCTGACTTTGATTTCCAATTAGCTGCAAAATGATGTATAGCAAAAGTATTATTAGTTATTTTGATTATTCCTGTTCTTGTATCTTTTGCTGTAAAATAATCATGGGAATAAACATGAATGTTTTCATTAAGAAATGATTCTTGTAATATGGATTTCATTATTTCAGGCATAATTAATATTGGTTCGGAAAATTCTCGTTTGTTATAATAATCTAAACATTTTTTTATGAAAGCATTTCCTTTTTCAGCTCCAAAAAATCCAGCTTCTATATTTTTACTATATTGATTTTCATATGAAAGGATAATATTATTATTTAGCAATATATCAAATGGTTTAACTATTTCTATATCCATGTCAATATATATCCCACCAAAATTAAATACAGCATATAATCTAATAAAATCAGCGGCAAAAGCATATTTTTTTTTGTAGAATGCTTGTTTTACCCAAATAGAATCTTCTATATTAAATCGTTCTAAATTCCATAAAATAAATTCATAATCTGGAAGATTTTGTCTCCAAGATTTCATACAATTTAGGTATTGTTCTGGAATTGGATCATTTGAAAGCCAACAATAATGTATTATTTTAGGAATCATTTAGTCTTATATTCCCGGATTTAAGAGCGAAGTGCAACAAAGGCCTCGTAAGGTGTTCTAAAGCCTAATCGCTTCATAGGCCTGGAATTTATTTCTTTTACTACCTTATCAATTTGTGCCTGCGTGATCAAGATCCAATTCGTCTTTTTGGGAAAATATCTCCTGAGAATCCCAATCCTGTTTTCAATGCTCCCTTTTTCCCAGCTGTGGTAGGGATTGCAGAAATACGATTTTGTATTCAAGCAATTATTGGTTGCCAGGTGAAAAGCGTTTTCAGTCCCATTGTCATAGGTGATTGACATGCGGTTTCGCAATGAATATTCCCCAAGGCATTTGACCAGGGCTTCATGCATGCAGGGGGCCGATTTGCTCTTTATTTTCCTGACCAATAAAAACCGGGTTTTCCGTTCAACGGTAGCCATTATGGCCGCCTTGCTTTGCCTGGATATGGCCGTGTCGGCCTCCCAATGGCCAAATTCCTTGCGGTTGTCGATATACCGGGGCCTTTCGCCAATCATGGTCCTATAAAGCACTTTTGGCAGCCTTTTGCCCTTTGCGGAGCCTCGATCCCTGCGTTTCTTATGGTGCCGGACAAGATAGCAGAATAGATCCGGCCTGTCTTCGTAAATCCATTGATAAATGGTTTCATAATTGGTCTTCAAACTGCGATTGTCCTTGGCTAATCTGCCCGCTATGAGTTCGGGAGACCACCCCTGCCGCAGTTTGTCAACAATGTAAGCCTTTATCTCCTTGTTTGGTATCCTTTCCCTGAAATGGCCGGCCTTTTTCCTTTCATCGCTCCGCATCTGGGCCTTGTGGGCCCGGTATTGGACGTTGTTCTTGCACGGCCTGCCTCTCTTTAATTCCCGGTAAATAGTGCTGGGGGATCTCCCCAGCTTCGCGGCCGTTTCACACACGGGAGTATTGGAATTCCGGCCCAAAGAAATCTCCTCCCTCTCCGCAAGGGTTAGTTGGGTATACTTTTCAGGCGATTTGGGG is drawn from Leadbettera azotonutricia ZAS-9 and contains these coding sequences:
- a CDS encoding glycosyltransferase — translated: MSKNTKVSIIVPVFNSSLYFRQCLDSIISQTLKDIEIICVYDISKDNSLEILNEYAEKDKRIIIINLQENRRLGAARNAGINIAKGEYIGFVDSDDWIELDMYEKLLNTSLSIGGADIVTTTKIYRNRAENQYIERHIPLESLRKSKNEFNKFVCKNASAPLWMNIIKKKLFFDNELFFAEKLQHEDVPIAHALYCIAQKVVIVDLPLYHYRDNQKSISNTATENRFDLMITSIMYLNNMKRLGLYDLYKDECDYWFYTRYYCRMLSTCFTDFPVIRRDYIKKIKEEFLKYIPDISKNRYYQTKKWERFDIFLWIINKNTSIACFIYNIYKFLKISFLIGKNSIFESKWKKIKH
- a CDS encoding IS30 family transposase; amino-acid sequence: MFTRTFTHRSVVIKKFTPKSPEKYTQLTLAEREEISLGRNSNTPVCETAAKLGRSPSTIYRELKRGRPCKNNVQYRAHKAQMRSDERKKAGHFRERIPNKEIKAYIVDKLRQGWSPELIAGRLAKDNRSLKTNYETIYQWIYEDRPDLFCYLVRHHKKRRDRGSAKGKRLPKVLYRTMIGERPRYIDNRKEFGHWEADTAISRQSKAAIMATVERKTRFLLVRKIKSKSAPCMHEALVKCLGEYSLRNRMSITYDNGTENAFHLATNNCLNTKSYFCNPYHSWEKGSIENRIGILRRYFPKKTNWILITQAQIDKVVKEINSRPMKRLGFRTPYEAFVALRS
- a CDS encoding glycosyltransferase family 32 protein, whose translation is MIPKIIHYCWLSNDPIPEQYLNCMKSWRQNLPDYEFILWNLERFNIEDSIWVKQAFYKKKYAFAADFIRLYAVFNFGGIYIDMDIEIVKPFDILLNNNIILSYENQYSKNIEAGFFGAEKGNAFIKKCLDYYNKREFSEPILIMPEIMKSILQESFLNENIHVYSHDYFTAKDTRTGIIKITNNTFAIHHFAANWKSKSDKNNIKIMWKITRIFGDNIFSRTIYHSVFKFKNIINRIRINGLSTSIKYYYKKYHIK